In one Thunnus maccoyii chromosome 12, fThuMac1.1, whole genome shotgun sequence genomic region, the following are encoded:
- the LOC121908229 gene encoding LOW QUALITY PROTEIN: CASP8 and FADD-like apoptosis regulator (The sequence of the model RefSeq protein was modified relative to this genomic sequence to represent the inferred CDS: deleted 1 base in 1 codon), whose amino-acid sequence MGSLTSWTCLQHLKREASRKHPNQVPKPPQVASFSAKEQQLYSCLPLDVQAPHFISKAEPRHYPKVMTIDWYKFNTDLRGVCVIIDCVGNDGKMLEHTFKTLHFSVVLRKSLSVDDTLSTLRGIFRQRENHGSDGFICCIIIRGTASHLLATDSYTAGLRLDMVRHLFTADACPMLAGRRKLFFIQTYSVPEFQLCARMEHRDEDLETDGCDGLSSYYSVPTDADVYWSHFWTDEHQLQPGQGHHHSVYLKALTEAT is encoded by the exons ATGG GGTCCCTTACCAGTTGGACATGCCTGCAACACCTCAAGAGGGAGGCCTCCAGGAAGCATCCCaaccaggtgcccaaaccacctcaggTGGCTTCTTTCAGTGCGAAGGAGCAGCAGCTCTACTCCTGCCTCCCCCTGGATGTCCAAGCTCCTCACTTTATCTCtaaggctgagcccagacactACCCAAAGGTCATGACCATAG ATTGGTACAAATTTAACACTGATCTCAGAGGAGTATGTGTTATCATAGACTGTGTG GGTAATGATGGAA AGATGTTGGAACATACATTTAAGACTCTTCACTTCAGTGTAGTCCTCCGCAAATCACTGAGTGTGGATGACACTCTTTCAACTCTTAGAGGGATttttagacagagagagaaccaTGGAAGCGATGGCTTCATCTGTTGCATAATTATCCGCGGCACAGCCAGTCATCTCCTGGCTACAGACTCATACACTGCAGGTCTACGTCTTGACATGGTCAGACATCTTTTCACTGCAGATGCATGCCCCATGCTGGCTGGCAGACGCAAACTCTTCTTCATCCAGACGTACAGTGTCCCCGAGTTCCAGCTCTGTGCCAGGATGGAACATCGGGATGAGGATCTGGAGACAGATGGGTGTGATGGGCTGTCCAGCTATTATTCAGTCCCTACAGACGCAGACGTATACTGGAGTCACTTTTGGACTGATGAACATCAACTCCAGCCAGGACAAGGACATCATCACTCCGTTTACCTGAAGGCTCTAACAGAGGCCACGtga